DNA from Podarcis muralis chromosome 13, rPodMur119.hap1.1, whole genome shotgun sequence:
GGGTTTACAGGGGCCATACTCCAGTtgtaggtggggccagaggcaaaagtagacaCAGCTAAGGATGTGAGTTTTACCTTTGTATAATAAGTTAATTTCTACACATGCTTGTATGCCTCTCTGTATCCTATTAGGCTGCCTGACGTTatgattttttattatgttttaatcatTGAtgctctgtaatgtgtttttgggatgcaggtggcgctgtgggttaaaccacagaggctaggacttactgatcagaaggtcggtggttcaaatccccgcgacagggtgagcgcccgttgcttggtccctgctcctgccaacctagcagttcaaaagcacgtcaaagtgcaagtagataaataggtaccactgcagtgggaaggtaaatggcgtttccgtgcgctgccctggttctccagaagcggcttagtcatgctggccacatgacctggaagctgtacactggctccctcagccaataaagcgagatgaacgccgcaaccccagagtcggtcacaactggacctaatggtcaggggtccctttacctttaccttttaatgtgtttttaatgtggtACACTGCCCTAGGATCTTCTGATAAAGGGTGAAATATAAATtgtaagcatcatcatcatcaacatcatgcTTAAGCCATGAAGACACAACGATAGACTCCAACTTTGATGACTTTAGATTAgagagattcatggaggataaggttatcagtGGTCACAAACCCTGATGGCTATGTTTTATCTCCACTGTATGAGTCTTAATTCCAGCTGCTGGAAAGTACAGGAGGGAAAAATGATGTTGCACTCAGGCCCTCCTTGAaaacttcccatgggcatctgggtggccactgtgagaacaggatgctgggctagatgaaactgtgcctgaaccagcagggctctCATTCTattctccattcaggcaagcaaggagCATTGTCAGAGCTCCCtgtcacattccagccaggcaagaggAGAGTATGAAGCAGGGCTGAtcaggggtgtggcttgggaaagggggtgtggcctagacacatgggcagaggagggagggaagacacCCACCTGTCCTGTTCCAGAACTGAACTACCTGCAACACGATTGGTCAGTTCACGGAAGCCACACCTATCACTCAGTCTGATTGCCAGTTGCATTGCTAGAATGCGCTACAATGTGACCCCAGTGAGCATCTcagtttcaaatattctgattatttctacttttagtagAAATTTTATTTActtgaaattttattttatttacttgatttaaggGGGCAGAGGATTGCATTTGGTCCTCGGTCTCGAGGTTGCCACCCCTACTATAacatttaccagggagtaagtcctTACTCCTCTACCACCACCTCCACACACCCCTTCATTTGTCCTGCTTTGCACATTGAGTTTTTTGCCTAGTGGGAATGTGTCATCAGACTCTTATAGTGCCATCTTGCTTCTCTGGATGAATCCATTcatcttgcttccctggatggataaataagtgtgtgtgtgtgtgtgtgtgtgtgtgtgtgtgtacaaagctTGCTGTATAAGACTAAAATTTACGTGCGTTGCTCCGCTGACTCTGGTCAGTCGCCCAAAGGAGTTGCAGCcaggtgggggggaggggtgatGAAGAAGCCAAAGCAAATTGGTTCAGCCTGCCTGAGGATTTTATATCTTCCTGCCACCCCAAGTTAAGAGCATAGATAGCCTTGTGTTGCTGCAGTTGTACAGCTTGAGCAGGTGAGAACTTGGTGAGAAAAGTTTGTTGAGTTCTGCCATGGCTGGTGCTTATTCCCATCAGAAGCGTGAATCTTGGAAGGCCGTCTCCCTGCCATGCAGCCCCTTTCCACTTGGCCTGGGAGCACAGGGCCCTGATTGACTTCAGCTACAGAACCCGAGGCTGTTAAAcggactcttgggctggggtatttttTATGGGTTTTGTTGGggaggttgttgctgttattgttataccaaaaaaaaaatctttagatcttattatgtggaaattgtttaattttgttgtgtatttttgtgtattttgtaaCTAGTTTTGTTATGTCAgaattgtgtgggttttttcctagttgtaagctgccttgagcatggtttcaactatggaaaggtggcatacaaacaaaattacatatatacatacatgactttatatgtatgccacctttgcacagttaaaaccatgctcaaggcaacttacatttttaaaaaaatgcataactacaacataacaaaagtagtcataaacatttaaaaaatacccAACGAAATAGAacaatttccatataaatcacAACAAGATCTAGAATAAAGATACAGAAAAACCAACagcacccccacaacaaaccccaGCCCCATATGTATGGGGAAGTTGATTCATCCCACATTCCCTTTCCCGTATGCCCACCTTTAAGAAAACTGATTAGCTAGAAACATTCTTTAGatcacccaagattcttgttcaCCACAGACACCATTGGAAAATGAACACATTTCTATTATGCACCAACATAGTATAAGATAGCATTCCCCATATTGTCTGAGTGAACACAGCTAATGGCCAGTGAAATCCTATTAGCTGCCCAGGTAATCATTCAATTGGTGAGGACATTTTCCTGCTCCACAGCTTTCTTAATGCACACTTCATCTCCTTGTTCCTCAATGTATAAATGACGGGATTCAGGAGTGGGGTTACAGTGGTGTAGAACACAGCCACCACTCCGTCCAGTGGGTCTTCAGACCCTGGTCTCAGATAGATGAACACTAGGGGAACATAGTAAGTTATGACAACTGTGATGTGAGCAGCGCAAGTGGAGAATGCTCGGCGGCGTCCCTCAGCACTACGGATCCTCAGGATTGCAGAGATGATGTACACGTAGGATGTGAGGATGAGGAAGAAGCAGGTCATGGCCAAGAAGCCAATGTCTACAAAGGTCACCATCTCATTGAGTGCCGTGTCAGCACAGGCCAGCTTAAGCACAGCGGGGATGTCACAGAAGATATAGCCCACTTGGTCCCCATGGCCATAGGGCAAGTGGAAGGTGAGAGTGGTCTGTATCATAGAGTGCAAGGAGCCCCCAAACCAGGTCCCAAAGGAGAGGCAGAGGCAAGCTTTATGGCTCATAATAGTGCCGTAACGGAGCGGCTTGCAGATGGCCAGGAAGCGGTCATAGGCCATGACGGTATAAAGGAAACATTCAGTGCAGCCCaggaagtggaagaagaagagttgggtCACGCAACCACCAAAGGAGATGACCCCACCACCTTCAAGAAACCCAGCGACCACCTTGGGTACCACCACTGAGGAGACAGTCATATCCAAGAAGGACAAGTGGCAAAGGAACCAATACATAGGTTTGTGCAGCCGGGGCTCAAATGCCACTGCCAAGAGGATCATGAGGTTTCCTATGAAGGTGAGCAGGTAGATGAgcaagaagaagaggaacaaTGGGACTCGTAGTTCACGGGGATAAGGAAACCCGACAATGATGAAATGGTACTGTCCCGTTTGGTTTTCACACTCCATGTAACTTAATGTTCACCTTAGCGTTGTGAATTATTAGACTGCAAAATCCAAACAAGGGAGAGAAGGGGTTGGCATGCCACATCAACTGCTCAGTTCTGGATAAAATTACTTGTAGCCACTTAGGTTATTTCTAGGAGATAAAATGAAAGTACAGATAAAATTAACATTGCGGGTGGGTGGCAGATTCCAAACTGTACCCTCAATTTTCACATGGAATATCAAACGTCTAGACCATTAGTTATATGAATTTCAAACTAGGTGTTCAAGTTTTTAGTTGGACTGCTATGCTCAGAGATTAATTTTGCTGAAaatcatagtaaaggtaaagggacccctgaccattaggtccagtcacgaatgactctggggttgcaatgctcatctcgctttactggccgagggagccggcgtacagctttcaggtgatgtggccagcatgactaagctgcttctggtgaaccagagcagcacacggaaatgctgtttaccttcccgccggagcagttcctatttctctacttgcactttgacatgctttcaaactgctaggttggcaggagctgggatcgagcaacgggagctcaccccgttgcagggattcgaacggctgaccttctgatcggcaagccctaggctctgtggtttagaccacagcatcacccgcatcccccacagcgccccccgtgtTCATAGTACTGATCGCCAAATAAAGTTGTTCGAGCTGTAAGAGTaggttgttttgctttgttttttgtaaGGATTTCATTCTTCACTAGCAGGTTTTTGTATTATAGCTTTGTACAGTAGCCAAAACACAAGTTAATTTTTTGTAACTCCAATTTCAGAAGACCTTGGCTACAACTGAAAACAGAAGTTGTCTCTgaaacttaatacagtggtacctcgggttaagtacttaatttgttccggaggtccgttcttaacatgaaactgttcttaacctgaagcaccactttagctaatggggcctcctgttgccgccgccgcgcgatttctgttctcatcctgaagcaaagttcttaacccgaggtactatttctgggttagcagagtctgtaacctgaagtgtatgtaacctgaagcgtatgtaacccaaggtaccactgtatcatctctGTTTACTCACTCCAGCTATTCTCCAGGAATAACATAAAACAGGTCTCActttcaatcccaggcatctctaggtaggtctgggagagacctcctgcctaaaaccctgtaGAGCCACCCAGGTCTGACACAGAATATAACAGCTCTGTATGATCCTAAGAAACAAAAATGACACTGGCTTGCCATAAAAATTGGCTTGGCACACGAATCTTACAAGCCATGCTAAAATTCAGTCTGGGAGGCAATTATCAAACAAGTATTCTCAGATCCAGAATTTGCAAAACAATTGAATTCCGAATGTGTCCATTTTGGTTCCATTTCTTTCTTAAAGATGAAAGGTGATTCTCTCAGAAACAGAATATACCCTTTGGTTCAAACCCTGAAATCGTCACCTGCCGAAATAATCTCAGGAAACAGAGATGGGGGAAATCAATACTGGCCTGAGACTCTGGGGAGCTGATGCAATAAAGGATGATAGTCTATCTCAGCAGAATGGAGTTTCCTAGGTTCTGAAGCTCAATAGTTCTAGATATTGACTGTGTTCAGAGACAACACCAAATTGTGGTATGGTGTTTCAAGAATGTACACTCATCTTCCCTTTCTCTCCTCTGATATAGGCATAAGGAGATGATAAGATGCTTCAGGTTCTTTCAGGTTCTGATTTAGAGTAACCAATGTTTAGTGTGCCTTATGTTCCTGTGTCATCCAAACTCCTTAACTGTGGTTAATGATGGTTAGCAAAAACCTAGTCGGTTATTAAttgatgctgttgttgttatttaaatgtaattaataaattattatttattaaatttgcatcagCTGTGGTTTGTCATtggcttgtttctattgatagATAAGAGTAACTACAGTTTGCCCAGGTTTTGATGGCACAGCAAACTGCGGTTAATCAAAACTTCTCCTCACAGTGGCAAAGGAGAGAAGAGCATGCAGAACTGGAGAAAACTAGCAGGACTGGCCAAAGACATTCAGGATAAACAGCAAATGACATTCAGGATAAACAGCAGCTGCTTGAGATGACTGTCCACTCCACCTGATAGCAGAGCTGGTCCTGGTGGTAGATGATGTCTTATAATGCTTAACTATGTTGAACTCATCCCATCACAAAATCTTACCTTTCTGCTTGATGTAATGTCAGATGTTCTATAGCCTGCAGAAATTGAAGCTCTCTTTATTTTACGCCGCAGTCCTTTCCAGTGTTTCCTTAGTCTTCTTTCTCTGCATTTCAAAACAGTCACCA
Protein-coding regions in this window:
- the LOC114583475 gene encoding olfactory receptor 10G6-like, whose product is MECENQTGQYHFIIVGFPYPRELRVPLFLFFLLIYLLTFIGNLMILLAVAFEPRLHKPMYWFLCHLSFLDMTVSSVVVPKVVAGFLEGGGVISFGGCVTQLFFFHFLGCTECFLYTVMAYDRFLAICKPLRYGTIMSHKACLCLSFGTWFGGSLHSMIQTTLTFHLPYGHGDQVGYIFCDIPAVLKLACADTALNEMVTFVDIGFLAMTCFFLILTSYVYIISAILRIRSAEGRRRAFSTCAAHITVVITYYVPLVFIYLRPGSEDPLDGVVAVFYTTVTPLLNPVIYTLRNKEMKCALRKLWSRKMSSPIE